In one uncultured Methanoregula sp. genomic region, the following are encoded:
- a CDS encoding nucleotidyltransferase family protein codes for MDPLALLRQHEPELKGRFGVAKIGIFGSFSRGEERPDSDVDVLVTFQTGRKTFDNFMGTKFYLEDLFKRKVDLVTDAALKPLIRDPILQDVVYA; via the coding sequence ATGGACCCACTCGCACTCCTCCGTCAGCACGAACCGGAACTTAAAGGGCGGTTCGGTGTGGCGAAGATCGGCATCTTCGGCTCGTTCTCACGCGGAGAGGAGCGACCGGACAGCGATGTTGACGTCCTCGTCACGTTCCAGACGGGCAGAAAAACGTTTGATAATTTTATGGGAACCAAATTCTATCTCGAAGATCTCTTCAAACGAAAAGTTGATCTGGTGACGGATGCTGCGCTCAAGCCTCTCATCCGCGATCCGATTCTTCAGGACGTTGTCTATGCCTAG
- a CDS encoding histidine kinase N-terminal 7TM domain-containing protein — protein MHSPIMILEHLPAIILLLSGTFSALLTYAGWRNRAIPISRPFTLLMAALTVWIFGYALELMSSDLQTVLLINDLEYPAILAVPVAWLFVVLCYTGHEKYLSRRTVPLFFIVPAIVWFLVLTNPYHLLFYSGFSQVSFNGSLIWVYEHGPLFWLSIGYCYLLTLVALIFAAGRLFLSTEFYRRQTILLVCAACIPAFCNIAYVFHLTPFPEYDLTPFAFLATGIFLAVGLLRYQLFSAVPVAYSLIFLTMSDAVIVINGQRRVIDLNPSAEQIAGISSLDATGRNIRDIVPGLAVLGEDSRLENRKHHVEVRILQGGSPRFYDVLVTPMDVSGTGPAGSICLFRDITERKQTELALSQANKKIALLTGITRHDLLNKLMAVASYVELGRELATDPVQKEYFDLEEEALDAMREQIAFTGEYDKLGSKMPVWQDTGAVIARAKNMVYLRSVSLTSDTGTLEIYADPMLEKVFYNLFDNAMNYGGEGLTAITISLEGSGNDLVIVVEDNGTGISKDDKARLFQRGFGKNTGLGLFLSREILAITDIAIRETGEPGRGARFGILVPCGKFRYTGSGK, from the coding sequence ATGCATTCTCCCATCATGATCCTCGAACACTTACCCGCGATTATCCTTCTCCTGTCCGGCACGTTCTCGGCGCTCCTTACCTATGCCGGGTGGCGGAACCGTGCAATACCGATATCCCGGCCCTTCACGCTGCTGATGGCGGCTCTGACCGTCTGGATCTTCGGGTATGCGCTGGAACTGATGAGTTCCGATCTGCAGACGGTCCTTCTCATCAATGATCTCGAATACCCGGCCATCCTTGCCGTACCGGTTGCCTGGCTCTTCGTTGTCCTCTGCTATACCGGCCATGAAAAGTACCTCAGCCGCCGCACGGTTCCTTTGTTCTTTATCGTTCCTGCCATCGTCTGGTTCCTTGTCCTGACGAACCCGTATCATCTCCTTTTTTATTCCGGGTTTTCCCAGGTGTCCTTCAACGGGTCCCTGATCTGGGTGTATGAACACGGCCCCCTCTTCTGGTTAAGCATCGGGTACTGTTATCTCCTCACCCTTGTTGCGCTTATTTTTGCAGCGGGGAGGCTCTTCCTCTCCACGGAATTCTACCGGCGCCAGACGATCCTTCTTGTCTGTGCCGCGTGCATCCCGGCATTCTGCAATATCGCGTATGTATTCCATCTTACCCCGTTCCCGGAGTACGACCTGACCCCCTTCGCATTCCTTGCAACCGGTATCTTCCTTGCCGTAGGGCTTCTCCGCTACCAGCTCTTCTCTGCTGTGCCCGTGGCGTACTCGCTCATTTTTTTGACGATGAGCGATGCGGTCATTGTTATAAACGGGCAGAGACGGGTGATCGATCTCAACCCGTCGGCCGAACAGATCGCCGGTATCTCATCGCTCGATGCCACCGGGCGCAATATCCGGGATATTGTTCCCGGGCTTGCCGTCCTCGGGGAAGATTCCCGTCTGGAAAACCGGAAACATCATGTTGAGGTACGGATTCTTCAGGGGGGTAGCCCGCGGTTCTATGACGTACTGGTCACGCCGATGGATGTCAGCGGGACCGGGCCGGCCGGTTCCATCTGCCTGTTCCGGGACATTACCGAGAGAAAACAGACAGAGCTTGCGCTGTCGCAGGCCAATAAGAAGATCGCCCTCTTAACCGGTATCACCCGCCACGATCTCCTGAACAAACTCATGGCCGTAGCCAGTTACGTTGAGCTGGGCCGGGAACTTGCCACGGATCCTGTCCAGAAAGAGTATTTTGACCTGGAGGAGGAGGCGCTGGATGCGATGCGGGAACAGATCGCGTTCACGGGGGAATATGATAAGCTGGGAAGCAAAATGCCGGTCTGGCAGGATACCGGTGCGGTTATCGCCCGGGCAAAGAACATGGTATACCTCCGCTCCGTCTCCCTGACAAGCGATACCGGAACGCTTGAAATCTATGCCGATCCCATGCTTGAAAAAGTGTTCTACAACCTTTTCGACAATGCTATGAATTATGGCGGGGAAGGTCTCACAGCGATAACCATATCCCTTGAGGGATCCGGCAATGACCTCGTCATTGTTGTCGAAGATAATGGTACCGGCATCTCAAAAGACGATAAGGCCCGGCTCTTCCAGCGCGGGTTCGGGAAAAATACCGGTCTTGGCCTTTTTCTCTCAAGGGAGATTCTCGCAATCACCGATATCGCCATCCGGGAAACCGGCGAGCCGGGCAGGGGTGCACGGTTCGGGATCCTGGTACCGTGCGGTAAATTCCGGTATACCGGCAGCGGGAAGTAA
- a CDS encoding PAS domain S-box protein: MEQDRQAWAKGKNEHMFRDLIESIGQRYFTLDDQENVTYMSPACEEIFGVLPGALIGKPITSIVIPAEKDRVSNKYREVKAGGFYPSDYRVLDKCGNIHVVRCISRSYTGDDGKKVIAGIISEISREQTAEEALRTSEEKVKKIINYSRDGIILADEKGILIEWSPAMEQITGIPRSGAVGRPVWDLQYEMLPGKEKNAQSRSRIINHFHALLGAGEPEPVDLRQEYEIERPDMTHSTIESIQFLVPTEGGTMVAAIVRDITDRKKIEDTLMEANRQLGLMTSITRHDINNKIMTMLGYFEVAKEECKDPVLREYIRKLASATESIKTQIAFTKIYQDLGSQKPQWQDICSILPRSHIPENVIMTADVQGVSVFADPMLERVFFNLLDNTLRHGHRVTKISVSYRMSGVGLILLWEDNGEGVAAGYKEKIFERGFGRNNGLGLFLVREILSLTGITIQETGEPGRGARFEIKVPDGAFRIGGRQ, encoded by the coding sequence ATGGAACAGGACCGGCAGGCTTGGGCCAAAGGTAAGAACGAACACATGTTCAGGGATCTGATCGAATCGATCGGCCAGAGGTATTTCACGCTCGATGATCAGGAGAATGTTACCTACATGAGCCCGGCCTGTGAAGAGATTTTTGGTGTTTTGCCGGGAGCGCTCATCGGAAAGCCGATCACGTCCATTGTCATCCCTGCCGAAAAAGATCGTGTGAGTAATAAATACCGGGAAGTGAAAGCCGGCGGCTTCTATCCCTCCGATTACCGGGTTTTAGATAAATGCGGGAATATCCACGTGGTGAGGTGCATATCACGGTCATATACCGGGGACGACGGGAAAAAAGTGATCGCCGGGATTATCAGCGAGATCTCCCGGGAGCAGACGGCTGAAGAAGCGCTGAGGACCAGCGAAGAGAAGGTCAAAAAAATTATCAACTATTCAAGGGACGGGATTATTCTTGCCGATGAGAAGGGTATCCTTATCGAATGGAGCCCGGCCATGGAGCAGATCACCGGAATACCGCGTTCTGGCGCTGTGGGAAGACCGGTATGGGACCTCCAGTATGAGATGCTTCCAGGAAAAGAAAAAAACGCGCAATCCCGCAGCCGGATCATAAATCATTTCCATGCCCTGCTTGGAGCAGGAGAACCCGAACCGGTCGATCTCAGGCAGGAATACGAGATCGAACGCCCGGACATGACCCATAGTACGATAGAATCTATCCAGTTCCTGGTACCGACCGAGGGGGGAACCATGGTAGCAGCGATCGTGAGGGATATCACCGACCGGAAGAAGATCGAGGATACCCTCATGGAGGCCAACCGCCAGCTCGGCCTGATGACGAGCATCACCCGGCATGATATCAACAACAAGATCATGACCATGCTCGGGTATTTTGAAGTTGCAAAGGAAGAGTGCAAAGATCCGGTACTGCGGGAATATATCAGGAAACTGGCATCTGCAACAGAATCGATCAAGACCCAGATCGCGTTCACAAAAATCTACCAGGACCTCGGCAGCCAGAAGCCGCAATGGCAGGATATCTGCTCGATTCTGCCGCGGTCGCACATTCCGGAGAATGTTATCATGACTGCCGATGTGCAGGGCGTCAGCGTATTTGCCGATCCGATGCTGGAGCGGGTCTTTTTCAATCTTCTCGACAACACCCTCCGGCACGGTCACCGGGTGACAAAAATTTCGGTCTCATACCGTATGTCGGGAGTGGGGCTGATCCTTTTGTGGGAGGATAATGGTGAGGGTGTCGCTGCCGGGTACAAGGAAAAGATCTTTGAGCGGGGATTCGGGAGGAATAACGGGCTCGGGCTGTTCCTTGTGCGGGAGATCCTCTCACTCACCGGCATTACCATCCAGGAGACCGGTGAGCCGGGGCGGGGAGCCCGGTTCGAGATAAAGGTTCCGGATGGTGCTTTCAGGATCGGCGGCAGGCAATAA
- a CDS encoding aminotransferase class V-fold PLP-dependent enzyme, with the protein MNPESPDAQSPLIYLNNAATTWPKPSEVLEEVAKCLRQPLHEPGRTTGNGSMDYPSAAREALAAFFHTGPPGHFIFTQNATDSLNLLIHGFVKKSGVPLHTITTELEHNSVLRPLIALKQDGAIRLSVVPFTDTRVNLAAIKKAICEDTRLVVMTHGSNVLGSVQDIKPIAEYLHANDIFFIVDGAQTAGHIPVDLSDIPVGAFVFTGHKALFGIPGIGGFFISEPDAVAITRQGGTGTDSRTLTHPFGMPMRFEAGTHNYPGIASLYAGIRFITSTGLEAIDKKNTDLTRFFISELKEVRGITIYNENPDLPVVSFDIAGIENHEVGFILARAYNVITRTGLHCAPLVHERIDEGKGCIRASFSYFNTRDECRAAAEAIREVAESADTQVRSD; encoded by the coding sequence ATGAATCCCGAATCACCGGATGCCCAATCCCCGCTCATTTACCTCAATAATGCTGCCACGACATGGCCAAAACCGTCTGAGGTACTAGAGGAAGTTGCAAAATGCCTGCGACAACCGCTGCACGAACCCGGGAGGACAACGGGCAATGGATCCATGGATTATCCTTCTGCCGCACGTGAGGCCCTTGCAGCATTTTTCCATACCGGACCACCCGGGCACTTCATCTTTACCCAGAACGCCACCGATTCACTCAACCTGCTGATCCACGGATTTGTAAAAAAGTCCGGTGTGCCGCTCCATACAATCACCACAGAACTCGAACACAACTCGGTGCTCCGCCCGCTCATCGCGCTGAAGCAGGACGGGGCGATCAGGCTCTCGGTTGTACCTTTCACCGATACCCGCGTGAACCTTGCTGCGATAAAAAAGGCAATCTGCGAAGATACCCGCCTGGTCGTGATGACGCACGGGAGCAATGTGCTCGGGTCCGTGCAGGATATCAAACCGATTGCAGAATATCTCCATGCCAACGATATTTTCTTCATCGTGGATGGTGCCCAGACCGCCGGCCATATTCCAGTCGATCTTTCGGATATACCGGTTGGGGCATTCGTTTTCACCGGGCACAAGGCACTCTTCGGCATTCCCGGTATTGGCGGGTTCTTCATCTCTGAACCGGATGCAGTCGCGATAACCCGGCAGGGTGGCACGGGTACTGATTCCCGGACGCTCACCCATCCCTTCGGTATGCCGATGCGGTTTGAGGCGGGGACACACAACTACCCCGGCATCGCATCGCTCTATGCCGGGATACGGTTCATAACCTCGACCGGTCTGGAAGCAATTGATAAGAAGAATACGGATCTTACCCGTTTTTTCATCAGCGAACTCAAGGAAGTACGGGGCATCACCATCTATAATGAAAACCCGGACCTCCCGGTTGTGTCGTTCGACATCGCCGGCATTGAGAATCATGAAGTGGGATTCATCCTCGCCCGGGCCTATAACGTGATCACGAGGACCGGGCTCCACTGCGCCCCGCTCGTCCATGAACGCATTGATGAGGGGAAAGGGTGTATCCGGGCAAGTTTCTCGTATTTCAATACCCGCGATGAATGCAGAGCAGCAGCAGAAGCGATCCGTGAGGTGGCAGAGAGTGCGGATACTCAGGTCCGTTCAGACTAA
- a CDS encoding type II toxin-antitoxin system HicA family toxin produces the protein MSKIPLLSALEIIKILAIFGFKPVRQTGSHIHLLHLETRRLVTVPNHPEIATGTLLSILKQANIEKEEFLKHVK, from the coding sequence TTGTCAAAAATTCCTCTGCTGTCAGCTCTTGAAATAATTAAGATTCTCGCGATTTTTGGTTTCAAACCGGTACGCCAGACCGGCAGCCATATTCATCTCCTGCATCTTGAAACCCGGCGACTCGTCACGGTTCCAAACCATCCGGAGATCGCCACGGGTACATTGCTCTCGATTCTCAAGCAGGCAAATATTGAAAAGGAAGAGTTCCTGAAGCACGTAAAGTGA
- a CDS encoding type II toxin-antitoxin system HicB family antitoxin, producing MKTLIEVHKEGKYFVAVDLLTNVADQGLSEEVAVQNLKKGLEEHYQLLIELTPRDHKLTYLDIEVDNLVKNSSAVSS from the coding sequence ATGAAAACCCTCATTGAAGTCCACAAGGAAGGAAAATATTTCGTGGCCGTCGATCTCCTCACGAATGTTGCCGACCAGGGCTTGTCAGAAGAGGTAGCTGTGCAGAACCTCAAGAAAGGACTTGAGGAGCATTACCAGCTGTTAATTGAACTGACACCCCGGGACCACAAGCTGACCTACCTGGACATTGAAGTGGATAATCTTGTCAAAAATTCCTCTGCTGTCAGCTCTTGA
- a CDS encoding class I SAM-dependent methyltransferase: protein MTGSRDPYPVSDTAALVMLWASGYYANKPLTGTYLGRLDLSAGQMLLDRYHEICPWYPEVIINRKHFIRSNVEDLIRNSNKETVIVNLGAGFSPLALELVPFLSDRVRFIEMDLRNMDRKTRLYSDLIPDQCRFISCIEADIGDTACLDETLAGFTGTEKTRLIVVMEGLTYYIGRPVMERVLACLSGLTRDQHIIFEHLKPCRLVSEERKFIPYRIFSHVRDYTAMDRMTTYSDDEIRRIIGPAFTCSYSDMDKMEKRRTGTNTYFPTPESGWLSCAIASRGTGK from the coding sequence ATGACTGGTTCCAGGGATCCGTATCCTGTTTCAGACACTGCAGCACTTGTCATGCTCTGGGCGAGTGGATACTATGCCAATAAACCCCTGACCGGCACGTATCTCGGACGGCTTGACCTGTCCGCAGGCCAGATGCTGCTGGACCGGTACCATGAGATCTGCCCGTGGTACCCGGAAGTGATCATCAACCGGAAGCATTTCATCAGGAGTAATGTTGAGGACCTGATCAGGAACAGCAACAAGGAGACGGTCATCGTCAACCTTGGGGCGGGATTCTCCCCGCTCGCACTTGAGCTGGTACCTTTCCTTTCGGATCGTGTGCGGTTTATCGAGATGGATCTGAGAAACATGGACCGGAAGACCCGGCTGTATTCTGACCTTATCCCGGACCAATGCAGGTTCATCTCCTGCATCGAAGCAGATATTGGCGACACGGCCTGCCTGGATGAGACGCTGGCCGGATTCACCGGCACTGAAAAGACCCGGCTTATTGTGGTCATGGAGGGACTCACGTATTATATCGGGAGACCTGTCATGGAACGGGTGCTTGCATGCCTGTCCGGTCTCACGCGGGACCAGCACATCATCTTCGAGCATCTTAAGCCATGCCGTCTGGTCAGCGAAGAACGGAAGTTCATTCCCTACAGGATCTTCTCCCACGTGCGCGACTATACCGCCATGGACCGGATGACTACCTATTCGGACGATGAGATCCGCAGGATAATTGGTCCTGCATTCACCTGCAGCTACTCCGATATGGACAAAATGGAGAAGAGAAGGACCGGGACGAACACCTATTTCCCGACTCCTGAATCCGGCTGGCTTTCCTGTGCCATCGCATCCCGCGGGACAGGGAAATAA
- a CDS encoding phosphatase PAP2 family protein — protein sequence MDFGLLMDPGINIAVQNFSPTVTAFFTRGEFLDSMPWYILIISLISLGLHPRYGVRLATLFGLNVGLNEAAKLACHMPRPYWVSAAVKAFSAHSSFGFPSGAAMSGAVVYGYIALLVRRYPVVIICCLLLLATSIVRIFSGIHYLLDILGGWILGLLLLVVFLLAAPKAEEYAGRLSRPARLALFAFVSAIPILLVVPAYLSLGGWQVPAPWIELARQQTGAVIHPDRIQYAWGAAGIIFGSLFGYEFLQSRGGWNPPADLKRRAGVIFAGTISVLLINAAIPGVWVYLGIAALSPQIAVFLSMAGVTFWLMAGVPSLAAKAGFTK from the coding sequence ATGGATTTCGGGCTGCTGATGGATCCGGGAATCAATATCGCAGTCCAGAACTTCTCACCGACGGTCACTGCATTTTTCACCCGGGGGGAATTTTTGGACTCAATGCCGTGGTACATCCTTATCATCTCCTTAATCTCGCTCGGGCTGCATCCCCGGTACGGGGTCCGGCTTGCTACGCTTTTCGGATTGAACGTCGGCCTGAACGAGGCAGCCAAACTGGCCTGTCATATGCCCCGGCCCTATTGGGTCTCGGCAGCAGTCAAGGCATTTTCCGCCCATTCTTCATTCGGGTTCCCGTCCGGTGCCGCCATGTCCGGCGCGGTTGTGTACGGGTACATTGCGCTGCTGGTCCGGCGCTACCCGGTTGTTATTATCTGCTGTCTCCTGCTCCTTGCCACAAGTATCGTGCGGATTTTCTCCGGCATCCATTATCTTCTCGATATTCTCGGGGGATGGATTCTTGGCCTTCTCCTCCTGGTCGTTTTCCTGCTCGCAGCGCCGAAGGCGGAGGAATACGCCGGCCGGCTCTCCCGGCCAGCCCGCCTTGCCCTGTTTGCCTTTGTCTCTGCAATTCCGATCCTGCTCGTGGTCCCGGCATACTTATCGCTCGGCGGCTGGCAGGTACCGGCACCATGGATTGAGCTTGCCCGCCAGCAGACCGGCGCGGTGATTCATCCGGATCGCATCCAGTACGCCTGGGGTGCTGCCGGCATTATCTTCGGGAGTCTCTTCGGTTATGAGTTCCTTCAATCCCGTGGCGGGTGGAACCCCCCGGCAGATTTGAAGCGGCGGGCAGGAGTCATCTTTGCAGGAACCATATCCGTCCTTCTCATCAACGCGGCGATCCCGGGAGTATGGGTGTACCTTGGCATCGCGGCCCTGTCCCCTCAGATCGCCGTGTTTCTCAGCATGGCCGGGGTTACCTTCTGGCTCATGGCGGGTGTACCTTCCCTTGCCGCAAAGGCAGGGTTCACAAAATGA
- a CDS encoding carboxymuconolactone decarboxylase family protein — protein MKRENKKALDDFLTCADAMSDDILTDTEKMLGSMPFILPVLRERPEFFTLSSLADDMIIRPKHLPPRTAELVALAAAAATGAQYCMQVHIRAAAKEGASRDEILDAILIAALVGKTRVLAPALRELCDALPPDTKSR, from the coding sequence ATGAAACGCGAGAACAAAAAAGCGCTGGATGATTTTCTTACCTGTGCAGATGCGATGAGCGATGATATCCTTACCGATACAGAAAAAATGCTGGGAAGTATGCCATTTATCCTGCCGGTCCTGCGGGAACGGCCGGAGTTTTTTACCCTGTCATCGCTGGCCGATGATATGATCATCCGGCCAAAACACCTGCCCCCCCGGACAGCTGAACTTGTTGCACTCGCTGCAGCTGCCGCAACGGGTGCGCAATACTGCATGCAGGTACATATAAGGGCTGCAGCAAAAGAGGGTGCAAGCCGGGATGAGATCCTGGATGCTATCCTTATCGCAGCACTGGTGGGGAAGACGCGGGTGCTTGCCCCCGCACTTCGCGAGCTCTGCGATGCACTGCCCCCGGATACAAAATCCCGGTAA
- a CDS encoding carboxylesterase family protein — protein MQSCKVTSSVLVICLILIGFSFLAGCTQKGPDAGLVKTDDRVVKTDAGSVSGLQQGSLRVYTGIPFAAPPTGDLRWRPPAPVQPWSGVKETKLYSPACPQPAAVDPTLNMSEDCLYLNVWTPAKSADEKLPVMVFFYGGAFGTIAGNMPLYNGTVLAQKGVIVVTTNYRVGALGFLAHPQLDNESPHNISGNYGLLDQIAAMQWVQRNIGQFGGDPSRVTVFGESAGAASTLIHLVSPASTGLYRQAIVESGPLWTNGSIASIVDPKVKAEQWGEEYAKSLGYQGPDAIRQMRNVSYGDLVNATPWPSSSFWLVHTLRFKPVIDGWLIPDSPDTLYRLHRENPVPLIIGTNSDEGATLAADANMTVPEYKTFVQNRFGKGADTVLAKYPANSTAEVQIRLEQIMMDYDFKDAAKFVAGSMADLNASTYLYQYSYVLPSQPYGAFHGSEAILLFKVPIRPDPVTDSVSDNLVDLWTRFAKTGNPNGGMNVTWPKYTRDGGRYLDIGAVPIVKSGY, from the coding sequence ATGCAATCGTGTAAAGTAACAAGTAGTGTTCTGGTAATCTGCCTAATCCTTATCGGATTTTCTTTCCTGGCAGGATGTACCCAGAAGGGACCGGATGCCGGTCTTGTGAAAACAGATGACAGAGTTGTCAAGACGGACGCCGGCTCGGTTTCAGGATTACAGCAGGGCAGTCTCCGGGTTTACACCGGCATCCCGTTCGCAGCTCCCCCGACCGGAGACCTGCGGTGGAGACCGCCCGCGCCAGTACAGCCCTGGAGCGGTGTGAAGGAAACGAAATTATACTCACCGGCTTGTCCTCAGCCGGCTGCTGTAGATCCCACCCTGAATATGAGCGAAGACTGCCTGTATCTCAATGTCTGGACGCCTGCAAAGAGTGCTGACGAGAAACTGCCGGTCATGGTCTTTTTCTATGGCGGGGCATTTGGAACGATAGCCGGAAATATGCCGCTGTATAACGGCACAGTTCTCGCACAGAAAGGAGTCATTGTCGTCACGACCAATTACCGGGTGGGTGCTCTCGGGTTCCTCGCCCATCCCCAGCTCGATAACGAGTCACCGCATAACATCTCGGGAAATTACGGGCTTCTCGATCAGATTGCTGCTATGCAGTGGGTCCAGCGTAATATCGGACAGTTCGGCGGTGACCCGTCCCGGGTGACTGTATTCGGGGAGTCAGCAGGAGCAGCAAGCACCCTCATACATCTTGTCAGCCCGGCAAGCACGGGGCTTTACCGGCAGGCTATTGTCGAGAGCGGTCCGCTGTGGACGAATGGGAGTATCGCGAGCATTGTCGATCCAAAAGTAAAAGCCGAACAGTGGGGGGAAGAGTACGCAAAAAGCCTTGGATACCAGGGCCCGGATGCAATCCGGCAGATGCGAAATGTGAGTTACGGGGATCTGGTTAATGCAACACCGTGGCCGTCATCCTCGTTCTGGCTCGTGCATACCCTCCGGTTCAAGCCCGTGATTGACGGGTGGCTGATCCCCGACTCTCCGGATACCCTGTACCGTCTCCATCGTGAGAACCCGGTTCCCCTTATCATCGGGACGAACAGCGATGAAGGGGCCACACTTGCTGCGGATGCGAACATGACCGTTCCGGAATACAAAACATTCGTCCAGAACCGGTTCGGGAAGGGTGCAGATACGGTTCTCGCAAAGTATCCTGCTAATTCAACCGCAGAGGTCCAGATCCGCCTCGAACAGATCATGATGGACTACGACTTTAAAGACGCTGCGAAGTTTGTAGCGGGATCGATGGCAGACCTGAATGCAAGCACGTACCTGTACCAGTACTCCTATGTCCTGCCCAGTCAGCCTTATGGGGCGTTCCACGGGAGCGAAGCTATCTTACTGTTTAAGGTCCCGATACGACCGGATCCGGTGACGGACTCGGTCTCTGACAATCTCGTGGATCTCTGGACCCGGTTCGCAAAGACCGGGAACCCGAACGGTGGGATGAATGTCACCTGGCCGAAGTATACCCGGGACGGGGGCCGGTATCTCGATATCGGGGCGGTCCCCATCGTGAAGAGCGGGTATTAG
- a CDS encoding YkgJ family cysteine cluster protein produces MDPPEMEDEPCEQCGLCCRIFGPGITPTVPNVYVWIEQGREDILRWFVAFMEDGTSVPCTDVRAEDLSNIHSVEMRHPGTGDYVTVCPFLRRVTKTRYLCGIHLVKPDMCCTYQPWIWGETYFNRCQALKKSDRKCRWPL; encoded by the coding sequence ATGGACCCGCCGGAAATGGAAGACGAACCCTGTGAGCAGTGCGGCCTGTGCTGCCGGATATTCGGTCCGGGCATCACACCGACTGTTCCGAACGTGTATGTCTGGATAGAGCAGGGAAGGGAGGATATCCTCCGCTGGTTTGTCGCGTTCATGGAGGATGGGACATCCGTACCCTGTACAGATGTCCGGGCCGAGGATCTCTCAAATATCCACTCGGTTGAGATGCGCCATCCCGGGACCGGCGATTACGTCACGGTCTGCCCGTTCCTCCGAAGGGTTACAAAAACACGGTACCTCTGCGGGATCCATCTCGTGAAACCCGACATGTGCTGTACCTACCAGCCATGGATCTGGGGCGAGACGTATTTCAACCGGTGCCAGGCCCTTAAAAAAAGTGACCGGAAATGCCGCTGGCCACTCTGA
- a CDS encoding alpha/beta hydrolase: MPCNYKAVILVFCLSGLLLGAGCINTGSSPAPVSAPIQTPSPEDLMQHIRAEYPAPGMLYDVNGTRMHIRCQGEGSPAVIMEAGSGDCSLSWALVQQNVSKFTRVCTYDRQGYGWSDPGPGPVTARNVTGSLHTLLSMANITPPYVLVGHSLGGVYMRYYAHRYPDEVRGMVLVDPGSEWQMARTGENFTREMKAAVAVRASLLRQMGWESAKGTFARNLSLVEKYSDPRLPSWEYHAFRALWATEPWFWYSCATEGERAFQVWDEVSRENITTLINIPLVVISSGQEMGFSADPAGNTYANEVFRTLQKEMATESPQGMYLIAHNSSHYIQLDEPELVTGSIRTVVDDVRSGR; encoded by the coding sequence ATGCCCTGTAATTATAAAGCGGTTATCCTTGTATTCTGTCTCTCTGGCCTGCTTCTCGGCGCCGGGTGTATAAATACGGGCAGTTCCCCGGCTCCCGTCAGCGCACCGATACAAACTCCTTCACCGGAAGACCTGATGCAGCATATCAGGGCAGAGTATCCCGCACCGGGCATGCTCTATGATGTCAACGGGACCCGGATGCACATCCGTTGCCAGGGAGAAGGAAGTCCCGCGGTGATCATGGAAGCCGGGTCCGGCGACTGCTCGCTCTCCTGGGCGCTCGTACAGCAGAATGTTTCAAAGTTCACCCGGGTCTGCACGTACGACCGGCAGGGTTACGGGTGGAGCGACCCGGGCCCCGGCCCCGTCACTGCCCGTAACGTAACCGGCAGTCTTCACACCCTCCTCTCCATGGCGAATATCACACCTCCCTATGTGCTGGTTGGCCATTCACTCGGGGGAGTGTACATGAGATATTATGCCCACCGGTACCCGGATGAGGTTCGCGGGATGGTATTGGTTGACCCGGGCTCAGAATGGCAGATGGCCCGGACCGGTGAAAACTTCACCCGTGAGATGAAGGCTGCGGTTGCGGTCAGGGCATCCCTGTTGCGCCAGATGGGATGGGAATCTGCGAAAGGTACGTTTGCACGAAACCTCTCCCTGGTAGAAAAGTACAGCGATCCCCGCCTGCCCTCATGGGAGTACCATGCATTCCGGGCACTCTGGGCAACGGAACCCTGGTTCTGGTACTCCTGCGCAACTGAAGGGGAACGTGCGTTTCAGGTCTGGGACGAAGTATCCCGTGAGAACATTACAACACTCATCAACATTCCCCTGGTAGTGATCTCCTCCGGCCAGGAGATGGGTTTCTCCGCAGACCCTGCCGGAAATACGTATGCCAACGAGGTGTTCCGGACCCTCCAGAAGGAGATGGCAACAGAATCGCCACAGGGAATGTACCTCATTGCCCACAACAGCAGCCACTATATCCAGCTCGATGAGCCGGAGCTGGTGACGGGGTCGATTCGCACCGTTGTCGATGACGTGCGCAGTGGCCGGTAA